One Balaenoptera musculus isolate JJ_BM4_2016_0621 chromosome 13, mBalMus1.pri.v3, whole genome shotgun sequence genomic region harbors:
- the LOC118906223 gene encoding general transcription factor IIH subunit 3-like: MVSDEDELNLLVIIVDTNPIWWGKQALKESQFTLSKCIDAVMVLLGNSHLFMNRSNKLAVIASHIQESRFLYPGKNGRLGDFFGDPGNPSSEFTPSGSKDGEYELLTAANEVIVEEIKDLMTKSDIEGQHTETLLAGSLAKALCYIHRMNKDVKDNQEMKSGILVIKAAEDSTLQYMNFMNVIFAAQKQNILIDACVLDSDSGLLQQACDITGGLYLKVPQIPSLLQYLLWVFLPDQDQRSQLTLPPPVHVDYRAACFCHRNLIEIGYVCSVRLSILCNFSPICTTCETAFKISLPPVLKAKKKKLKMSA; the protein is encoded by the coding sequence ATGGTCTCAGACGAAGATGAACTGAATCTTCTGGTTATCATAGTTGATACCAACCCAATTTGGTGGGGAAAGCAAGCATTAAAGGAATCTCAGTTTACTTTATCAAAATGCATAGATGCAGTGATGGTGTTATTAGgaaattctcatttattcatgAATCGTTCCAACAAACTTGCTGTGATAGCAAGTCACATTCAAGAAAGTCGATTCTTATATCCTGGAAAGAATGGCAGACTCGGAGACTTCTTTGGAGACCCTGGCAACCCTTCTTCTGAATTTACTCCCTCAGGAAGTAAAGATGGAGAATACGAGTTGTTAACAGCAGCAAATGAAGTTATTGTTGAAGAGATCAAAGATCTAATGACCAAGAGTGACATAGAAGGTCAACATACAGAAACTCTGCTGGCAGGATCCCTCGCCAAAGCTCTTTGCTACATTCATAGAATGAACAAGGATGTTAAAGATAatcaggaaatgaaatcagggaTATTGGTGATTAAGGCTGCAGAAGACAGCACGTTGCAGTATATGAACTTCATGAATGTCATCTTTGCAGCACAGAAGCAGAATATTTTGATTGATGCCTGTGTATTAGACTCCGATTCAGGACTCCTCCAACAGGCTTGTGACATCACAGGGGGACTGTACTTGAAGGTGCCTCAGATACCCTCCCTTCTGCAGTATTTACTGTGGGTTTTTCTTCCTGATCAAGATCAGAGGTCTCAGTtaaccctcccacccccagttcaCGTTGACTACCGGGCTGCTTGCTTCTGCCATCGAAATCTCATTGAAATCGGCTACGTGTGTTCTGTGCGCTTGTCAATACTCTGCAACTTCAGCCCTATCTGCACTACATGCGAGACAGCCTTTAAGATTTCTCTCCCTCCTGTACTGAaggccaagaaaaagaaactgaaaatgtccGCATGA